The following are encoded together in the Candidatus Methylomirabilota bacterium genome:
- a CDS encoding copper resistance CopC family protein, translated as MTPAAALLAGALWLVLPAAAAGHSLLLESSPPAGAQTANPPSVIELVFNNRVEKRLCRVRLVDGRGAARTLAISPGGPSDRLQVSAPALGPGSWRVEWVVMSADGHVVSGAFAFRVGP; from the coding sequence GTGACGCCGGCCGCCGCGCTGCTCGCCGGCGCGCTGTGGCTCGTCCTGCCCGCCGCTGCCGCCGGCCATTCGCTGTTGCTGGAGTCCTCGCCGCCGGCCGGTGCGCAGACGGCGAATCCCCCGTCGGTGATCGAGCTGGTGTTCAACAACCGCGTGGAAAAGCGGCTCTGTCGTGTGCGCCTGGTCGACGGGCGGGGAGCGGCCCGGACGCTGGCGATCAGCCCCGGCGGGCCGTCCGACCGCCTGCAGGTGTCCGCGCCGGCCCTGGGACCGGGCTCCTGGCGAGTGGAGTGGGTGGTGATGTCCGCGGACGGCCACGTGGTGAGCGGGGCGTTCGCGTTTCGCGTCGGCCCCTGA
- a CDS encoding GNAT family N-acetyltransferase, with translation MRATVDRLGADSQGRFTKVHVRRVRKGDLSRVRDVIDQTFGDFLERQLGTRPRQPFSGAQYVHHRWLMEPWGCFVAEEDRTKLVGAALGVTWGSVGILGPVAVLTNYQNQRIGQQLIQAVLDFFDENKTALQGCVTYPTSPKHLALYHKLGFRPKALAAVTSRALDQHNGRPPLLRAVKLPLSVRRFSTLEEAKKKAVLPRLHRITTAICRGLDVAKEVEIVDGLALGDTLLLERGRDVLGFAIYHTPGVSEAPMGALYVKYLAIDPQQRRVELLEQFISALEEQGHELGLQRVILPVYTRYTTAYSALLRAGYQVDFTMVRMQRGRQEDYEDPTHLVLDDWR, from the coding sequence GTGAGGGCCACCGTCGATCGGCTGGGCGCGGATTCTCAGGGGCGGTTCACCAAGGTCCACGTCCGGCGTGTCCGCAAAGGGGATCTCTCCCGGGTCCGCGACGTCATCGACCAGACGTTCGGCGACTTCCTGGAGCGGCAGCTCGGCACGCGGCCGCGCCAACCCTTCAGCGGCGCCCAGTACGTGCACCACCGCTGGCTCATGGAGCCGTGGGGCTGCTTCGTGGCCGAGGAGGACCGCACCAAGCTCGTCGGCGCCGCGCTCGGGGTTACCTGGGGCAGCGTGGGGATCCTGGGGCCGGTCGCCGTCCTGACCAACTACCAGAACCAGAGGATCGGCCAGCAGCTCATCCAGGCGGTGCTCGACTTCTTCGACGAGAACAAGACGGCGCTGCAGGGCTGTGTGACCTACCCCACGAGCCCCAAGCACCTCGCGCTCTACCACAAGCTGGGGTTCCGGCCCAAGGCTCTGGCCGCGGTGACCAGCCGGGCCCTCGACCAGCACAACGGGCGGCCCCCGTTGCTCCGGGCGGTGAAGCTCCCGCTGTCGGTCCGGCGCTTCTCCACGCTCGAGGAGGCCAAGAAGAAGGCGGTGCTGCCCCGGCTGCACCGTATCACCACCGCGATCTGTCGGGGTCTGGACGTGGCCAAGGAAGTGGAGATCGTCGACGGCCTGGCCCTGGGCGACACCCTGCTGCTCGAGCGCGGGCGGGATGTGCTCGGCTTCGCGATCTACCACACCCCGGGCGTGAGCGAGGCCCCCATGGGCGCGCTCTACGTCAAGTATCTGGCCATCGATCCCCAGCAGAGGCGCGTCGAGCTCCTCGAGCAGTTCATCTCCGCCCTCGAGGAGCAGGGGCACGAGCTGGGGCTCCAGCGCGTCATCCTGCCCGTCTACACGCGCTACACCACCGCGTACAGCGCGCTGCTCCGGGCGGGGTACCAGGTCGACTTCACGATGGTGCGCATGCAGCGGGGCCGCCAGGAGGATTACGAGGACCCCACACACCTGGTGCTCGACGACTGGCGGTGA
- a CDS encoding 2-hydroxy-3-oxopropionate reductase, with protein sequence MPQVIGFIGLGIMGRPMARNLLKAGYPLVVHSRSRGPVDELVEAGAKAAGSPREVAGQVDVLITMLPNSPDVELVALGKDGIAEGARRGLIFIDMSTISPIVSQHVGKTLESKGVRMLDAPVSGGEKGAIDGVLSVMVGGDKAVFDQVLPVLSTMGKTITYLGPLGFGGFTKLANQIIVAMNLTALGEALTLAKKAGLDRELTLKALAGGLAGSRALDQKTPNYVQNSYRPGFKVDLHYKDLGLIMESARALGVPLPATAVVQELFNALRVKGRGQLDHSAVITLLEDLAGVSA encoded by the coding sequence ATGCCGCAAGTTATTGGATTTATTGGCCTCGGTATCATGGGGCGCCCCATGGCCCGAAATCTTCTCAAAGCTGGTTACCCACTGGTTGTCCACAGCCGGAGCCGGGGTCCGGTGGATGAGCTGGTGGAGGCCGGGGCCAAGGCTGCCGGCTCGCCGCGGGAAGTGGCCGGGCAGGTCGACGTGCTCATCACGATGCTGCCGAACTCGCCGGACGTGGAGCTGGTCGCCCTGGGCAAGGACGGGATCGCCGAGGGCGCGCGCCGGGGGCTGATCTTCATCGACATGTCGACGATCTCGCCCATCGTGTCCCAGCACGTCGGCAAGACGCTGGAGAGCAAGGGCGTGCGCATGCTGGATGCGCCGGTCTCCGGGGGCGAGAAGGGCGCCATCGACGGCGTGCTGTCCGTCATGGTGGGCGGCGACAAGGCCGTGTTCGACCAGGTGCTGCCCGTCTTGTCGACGATGGGCAAGACCATCACGTATCTGGGGCCGCTCGGCTTCGGCGGCTTCACCAAGCTCGCCAACCAGATCATCGTGGCCATGAACCTGACGGCCCTGGGGGAGGCGCTGACGCTCGCCAAGAAGGCCGGCCTGGACCGCGAGCTGACCCTCAAGGCGCTGGCCGGTGGTCTGGCGGGCTCGCGGGCCCTGGACCAGAAGACGCCGAACTACGTCCAGAACAGCTACCGGCCGGGATTCAAGGTGGACCTGCACTACAAGGATCTCGGGCTCATCATGGAATCGGCGCGCGCGCTGGGTGTGCCGCTTCCCGCCACCGCCGTGGTCCAGGAGCTTTTCAACGCGCTCCGGGTCAAGGGGCGGGGGCAGCTCGACCACTCCGCGGTGATCACCCTGCTCGAAGATCTCGCGGGTGTCTCCGCGTGA